A single genomic interval of Daucus carota subsp. sativus chromosome 1, DH1 v3.0, whole genome shotgun sequence harbors:
- the LOC108227188 gene encoding uncharacterized protein LOC108227188, translating to MIMDHSTSSISASFSSSSSSPASSRRSTPLNSPKNTPVVSIQCLKSSSKSEEWTPDTLQTGDIVEIITIGNLTVRSPFKNGKSGVQKILHECYKSKDTSIRVSVRRGADQFAELMACIVPNESGGRKQYMLRSIGDPNYAVGFVDRTEAECFNLQASRNSRMVDALAKTPLKDGQVSYPWEKRMQEQLSVPNSSFFLSILFLPRTSDKNPSRYNDLEDTLARSNAWLTASQASGVPIVFMNIQTESLLTKISGETASSTVNAGSLSDLSNLANASLYGFEDYHGVDIGVVRAVRLWYSPLEGEIPVEIKIKETDTKLGFAISRTEEGFIYISSVAEGDDDASSTRSGLCNMYKEANRAGKLLVISRVSNQKVLPWIVSPAGQIRCYDTVSLSQKLSLHRHAKVSILLHTFLWDSSVSSLIKGFGAMAPAALSLPPETQTAQLANDNRLSSFTYDESNESTQSSVRSEDGPRLQPERNTLGDTSFRF from the exons ATGATAATGGATCATTCAACCTCATCGATCAGCGCTTCATTCTCATCCTCCTCATCATCACCAGCCTCTTCTCGTCGATCCACGCCGCTCAACTCACCCAAAAACACCCCCGTCGTCTCAATCCAGTGCTTGAAGTCCAGCTCCAAGTCTGAAGAATGGACACCTGACACCCTTCAGACAGGAGACATTGTGGAAATCATTACTATTGGAAATCTCACTGTCCGATCTCCGTTTAAAAACGGAAAGTCTGGTGTGCAGAAGATACTTCATGAGTGTTATAAGTCGAAAGATACGTCGATTCGGGTGAGTGTTAGGAGGGGAGCTGACCAGTTTGCGGAGCTCATGGCGTGTATTGTGCCTAATGAGTCCGGTGGCAGGAAACAGTATATGTTGAGGTCGATTGGTGATCCTAATTATGCTGTTGGGTTTGTTGATCGGACCGAGGCCGAGTGCTTCAATTTGCAAG CTTCAAGAAACTCTAGGATGGTGGATGCATTAGCTAAGACTCCACTTAAAGATGGACAGGTATCTTATCCATGGGAGAAGAGAATGCAGGAGCAACTATCAGTTCCTAACTCAAGCTTTTTTCTTTCAATACTCTTCCTTCCTAGAACCTCAGACAAAAACCCTTCCCGCTACAATGATCTGGAGGACACTCTTGCTAGATCTAATGCATGGCTGACTGCCTCTCAGGCATCAGGGGTCCCTATTGTATTCATGAACATCCAGACTGAATCCCTACTTACCAAG ATATCAGGAGAGACTGCATCTTCAACTGTAAATGCTGGGTCATTGTCGGATTTGTCAAATTTGGCTAATGCAAGTTTGTATGGCTTCGAGGATTACCATGGGGTGGACATTGGTGTTGTTAGAGCAGTTCGACTGTGGTATTCTCCTCTAGAAGGAGAAATTCCTGTTGaaatcaaaataaaagaaactGACACAAAGCTTGGCTTTGCCATTAGCCGCACTGAAGAG GGTTTTATATACATATCTTCCGTAGCTGAAGGTGATGATGATGCATCTTCAACACGTTCAGGCCTCTGCAACATGTATAAAGAAGCAAACCGAGCAGGTAAACTCCTAGTGATTTCAAGAGTATCTAACCAGAAAGTCCTTCCCTGGATTGTTTCTCCAGCAGGACAAATACGATGTTACGATACTGTTTCCCTCAGCCAGAAGCTCTCATTGCACCGGCATGCAAAGGTTTCTATACTCCTTCACACCTTCTTGTGGGATTCAAGTGTTTCTTCTCTTATAAAGGGATTTGGTGCCATGGCTCCAGCTGCATTATCCTTGCCGCCAGAAACACAAACAGCACAACTTGCAAATGATAACCGGTTATCATCCTTCACATATGACGAATCAAATGAGAGCACTCAGAGCAGTGTACGTAGCGAGGATGGACCACGACTCCAACCCGAGAGAAACACGTTAGGAGATACCTCCTTTCGGTTCTAA
- the LOC108227797 gene encoding histone H3.2 — MARTKQTARKSTGGKAPRKQLATKAARKSAPATGGVKKPHRFRPGTVALREIRKYQKSTELLIRKLPFQRLVREIAQDFKTDLRFQSSAVAALQEAAEAYLVGLFEDTNLCAIHAKRVTIMPKDIQLARRIRGERA, encoded by the coding sequence ATGGCACGAACAAAGCAAACAGCGAGAAAATCGACGGGAGGAAAGGCCCCGAGGAAGCAGCTGGCGACAAAAGCGGCGAGAAAGTCGGCACCGGCAACCGGAGGAGTGAAGAAGCCCCACAGATTCAGGCCAGGGACGGTGGCGTTGCGAGAGATCAGGAAGTACCAGAAGAGCACTGAGCTTTTGATCCGGAAGCTCCCGTTCCAGAGGCTTGTGAGGGAAATTGCTCAGGATTTCAAGACGGATTTGAGGTTCCAGAGCTCTGCTGTGGCGGCGCTTCAGGAAGCGGCGGAGGCGTATTTGGTGGGGTTGTTTGAGGATACTAATCTGTGCGCTATTCATGCGAAGAGGGTGACTATTATGCCCAAAGATATTCAGCTTGCTAGGAGGATTCGTGGAGAGAGGGCTTAG
- the LOC108227342 gene encoding glycine-rich protein DOT1, whose protein sequence is MKRVNSFYCFSIFLVILLVNQSVANVVQNEAVSGSDDHASKETKATIDGIEDSKVAGWRPGVHGFPWSGRGGFHGPGEAFPWAGAGGHHGHGEAFPWAGARGHHGHGEAFPWAGAGGHHGPGEAFPWAGAGGHHHGPVPGGWFHWGRLPWAGGGGHGGAGGYGGGAGGNGGAGGTPGTPGTPGGNWLPWGGRGVPGGGEGGQGGIPWFPWGGQGAHGGIPGTPGGIWFPWGGRGGHGGFPGGTPGTPGTPGTPGRGGHGGFPGGTPGTPGGRGGNGGAGGGGRGGNGGNGGGGGGGGGPGGSPGSPGGPNCGGNGGGPGGSAGGCGGRGGAGGGSGGGRGGGWGVRPQPGIPHPGNAACGNMQIVPGTHGYTITYDCGNCKYQYTVDNNGMATGGSGNCS, encoded by the coding sequence ATGAAGAGGGTAAATAGTTTTTACTGTTTCTCAATATTCTTGGTAATCTTGTTAGTCAACCAGAGTGTAGCAAATGTGGTTCAAAATGAGGCAGTCTCGGGATCAGATGATCATGCTTCTAAAGAAACAAAGGCTACAATAGATGGAATTGAAGATTCTAAAGTAGCAGGCTGGCGCCCCGGAGTCCATGGATTTCCGTGGTCTGGTCGAGGAGGTTTTCATGGCCCTGGAGAAGCCTTTCCTTGGGCTGGTGCAGGAGGTCATCATGGCCATGGGGAGGCCTTTCCTTGGGCAGGTGCAAGAGGTCATCATGGCCATGGGGAGGCCTTTCCTTGGGCAGGTGCAGGAGGTCATCATGGCCCTGGGGAGGCCTTTCCTTGGGCTGGTGCAGGAGGTCATCATCATGGCCCTGTTCCTGGTGGTTGGTTTCATTGGGGTCGGTTGCCTTGGGCAGGTGGGGGCGGTCACGGTGGTGCAGGTGGTTATGGTGGAGGAGCAGGAGGTAATGGTGGTGCAGGAGGAACACCAGGTACACCAGGAACACCAGGTGGTAATTGGCTTCCGTGGGGAGGTAGAGGTGTTCCCGGCGGAGGTGAAGGTGGCCAAGGTGGAATACCTTGGTTCCCTTGGGGAGGTCAAGGCGCCCATGGTGGAATACCTGGGACACCAGGTGGTATTTGGTTCCCCTGGGGAGGTAGAGGTGGCCATGGTGGATTTCCTGGAGGAACACCCGGAACACCTGGAACACCCGGAACACCAGGAAGGGGAGGCCATGGTGGATTTCCTGGAGGAACACCTGGAACACCGGGAGGCAGGGGTGGTAATGGAGGCGCTGGAGGGGGTGGTAGGGGTGGCAATGGAGGcaatggaggtggtggtggtggtggtggaggtcCAGGTGGCTCACCTGGTTCACCAGGCGGTCCTAATTGCGGTGGAAATGGTGGAGGCCCTGGTGGCAGTGCTGGTGGTTGCGGTGGCCGAGGTGGTGCTGGTGGTGGAAGCGGGGGAGGTAGAGGTGGAGGATGGGGGGTGCGACCTCAGCCAGGAATACCACACCCTGGCAATGCAGCATGCGGAAATATGCAAATAGTGCCTGGTACCCATGGATATACCATCACTTATGACTGCGGTAACTGCAAGTACCAGTACACCGTCGATAACAATGGCATGGCGACCGGCGGCAGTGGTAATTGCTCTTAG
- the LOC108226999 gene encoding IRK-interacting protein, whose product MAAAATTRASEIFQGSNNKNDGEVSRHEIQAAIAKAVELRALHAALLQGSSPASLKFSAASPASHHHVSHLSAQDYPVFTPTYEDDPLPGYQQIQLESRNLPESWDEYVLEGGGDEDKTILSDYRMENTSSRKGLLPFELRNSEPHMCSGPSALRASPGPDFCRSRRNSLGDNRSVSSCNKCKPAIISSDTDNSMRNGRNSNLTLPLTDTHISIHSQQPRTRGLGFSWLFPKLKRKHKSENSPSRTEPEEVPQIFKDLGILSMEMLKKELMQAHDTRDAALTEVSEMRSSFGELKQKLQHLETYCEDLKKALRQAAQGKNYQGFEKLGNVPGKGISVDASLENSMAVSDEVMVEGFVQIVSEARLSVKQFCKTLVGQIEETDKTLKDNLNTLLQPYKLSLTSKYSKAVLYHLEAIINQSLYQDFENCVFQKNGSPKLLDLKQHRQAQFSSFVALRNLSWNEVLRKGTKYYSEEFSKFCDQKMSCIITNLNWTRPWPEQLLQAFFVAAKCIWLLHLLAFSFSPPLGILRVEESRSFDQHYMEDVLIDRQRSQGGSQVKIMVMPGFYVQDKVLKCKVVCRYKPVA is encoded by the exons aTGGCTGCTGCTGCAACAACCAGAGCTTCTGAAATCTTTCAGGGTAGTAATAACAAGAATGATGGTGAAGTGAGTAGACATGAAATCCAAGCTGCCATAGCTAAAGCTGTGGAGCTGAGAGCTCTTCATGCGGCTCTTTTGCAAGGGAGCAGCCCTGCAAGCCTCAAATTCTCAGCCGCTTCCCCTGCTTCACACCACCATGTCTCTCACCTTTCTGCTCAAGATTACCCTGTTTTCACCCCT ACTTATGAAGATGACCCCTTACCAGGGTATCAACAGATTCAGTTAGAGAGTCGAAACTTACCAGAGAGTTGGGATGAATATGTTCTAGAAGGTGGAGGCGATGAAGACAAAACAATCCTGTCGGACTACAGAATGGAGAACACTTCTTCAAGAAAGGGTCTATTACCCTTTGAGTTAAGGAACTCGGAACCTCATATGTGTTCAGGACCTTCTGCTCTGCGTGCATCCCCTGGACCTGATTTCTGTAGGTCAAGAAGAAATAGTCTTGGTGACAATAGATCAGTGTCGTCTTGCAACAAATGCAAACCTGCAATTATTAGTAGTGATACTGATAACAGTATGAGAAATGGCAGAAACTCTAATTTGACATTGCCTCTCACAGATACCCACATATCCATACATTCTCAGCAGCCCAGGACTCGAGGCTTAGGTTTTTCGTGGTTGTTTCCAAAGTTGAAGAGAAAGCACAAGAGTGAGAATTCACCAAGTAGAACAGAACCTGAGGAAGTCCCACAAATTTTCAAGGATTTAGGGATATTGTCAATGGAAATGCTGAAGAAAGAGCTAATGCAAGCACATGATACTAGAGATGCAGCATTAACAGAAGTTTCTGAAATGAGATCATCGTTTGGCGAGCTAAAACAGAAGTTGCAGCACTTAGAAACTTATTGTGAGGATTTGAAAAAGGCTTTAAGGCAAGCAGCACAAGGAAAGAATTACCAAGGGTTTGAAAAACTTGGAAATGTGCCTGGAAAAGGAATATCAGTTGACGCCAGTCTAGAAAACTCGATGGCTGTCAGCGATGAAGTGATGGTGGAGGGTTTTGTGCAAATAGTTTCAGAAGCAAGATTATCAGTGAAGCAGTTCTGCAAGACTCTTGTCGGGCAGATAGAGGAGACTGACAAGACTTTAAAGGATAACTTGAACACGCTTCTTCAACCATATAAACTGTCTCTAACTTCCAAGTATTCAAAGGCTGTGCTATATCATTTGGAAGCTATCATAAATCAATCGCTTTATCAAGACTTTGAAAACTGTGTGTTCCAGAAAAATGGCTCACCAAAGCTCTTAGACCTCAAGCAACATCGCCAAGCACAGTTTTCGTCATTTGTGGCCCTGAGGAATTTGAGTTGGAACGAGGTCTTACGAAAAGGAACAAAATACTACAGCGAAGAATTTAGCAAGTTCTGCGATCAAAAGATGAGCTGCATAATCACAAATCTGAATTGGACAAGGCCATGGCCTGAGCAGCTCCTCCAAGCATTTTTCGTTGCTGCAAAATGCATCTGGTTGCTTCATTTACTAGCATTTTCGTTCAGTCCGCCTTTAGGAATTCTACGAGTTGAGGAGAGCCGAAGCTTTGATCAACATTACATGGAAGATGTTTTAATCGACAGGCAAAGATCACAAGGGGGTAGCCAGGTAAAGATAATGGTAATGCCAGGATTTTATGTGCAAGATAAAGTGCTCAAGTGCAAGGTTGTTTGCAGGTATAAACCTGTGGcttaa